The Leucobacter rhizosphaerae genome includes a region encoding these proteins:
- a CDS encoding TetR/AcrR family transcriptional regulator: MESSIEAPRRGRPGHDQNSMLEVIVQVFTDHGYDASSLGMIASRLGLSKSAVYHHFASKAEMLEIALERALGELERVFDDAEAQGGDAVARIRYIVREAVLVACAQQPYLILLLRLHGNSEVELRALERRRVLTARLRETFRAARAEGSLRDDLDPGLAARFTFGLVNSLVEWYRPDGPTPPQALAQAVLSYVRSGLRVNETTDFR, encoded by the coding sequence ATGGAGAGCAGCATCGAGGCGCCCCGCCGCGGCCGGCCCGGGCACGATCAGAACAGCATGCTCGAGGTCATCGTGCAGGTGTTCACCGACCACGGCTACGATGCGTCCTCCCTCGGCATGATCGCGAGCCGTCTCGGCCTCTCGAAGTCGGCGGTCTACCACCACTTCGCCTCGAAGGCGGAGATGCTGGAGATCGCCCTCGAGCGCGCCCTCGGCGAGCTCGAGCGCGTGTTCGACGATGCCGAGGCGCAGGGGGGCGACGCGGTCGCCCGGATCCGCTACATCGTGCGCGAAGCGGTACTCGTCGCGTGCGCGCAGCAGCCCTACCTGATCCTGCTGCTGCGTCTGCACGGCAACTCGGAGGTCGAGCTGCGGGCGCTCGAGCGGCGGCGCGTGCTCACGGCCCGGCTGCGCGAGACGTTCCGGGCGGCGCGCGCAGAGGGCTCCCTGCGCGACGACCTCGACCCCGGCCTCGCCGCGCGCTTCACCTTCGGCCTCGTGAACTCGCTCGTCGAGTGGTACCGGCCCGACGGTCCGACGCCGCCGCAGGCGCTCGCCCAGGCCGTGCTGTCGTACGTGCGCTCGGGTCTCCGCGTGAACGAGACCACCGACTTCCGCTAG
- the paaK gene encoding phenylacetate--CoA ligase PaaK yields MSHTTQLTAESGLHDAERLSRDELEALQLERLQWTVRHAYENVPFYRQKFDAAGVHPDDIRALSDIERLPFTTKDDLRQNYPFGLFAVPMDQVRRIHASSGTTGRLTVVGYTDQDLENWADLIARSLYASGVRPGWKVHNAYGYGLFTGGLGAHAGIERLGCTVIPMSGGQTEKQVQLINDFQPDAIMCTPSYLLTIADAFEAAGLDPRASSLKVAICGAEPWTEAMRHEIEARLDLKAVDIYGLSEMMGPGVGNECVETQDGPHIWEDHFLPEIIDDELRQVADGEQGELVFTTLTKEAFPMIRYRTRDLTSLLPGTARPAHRRIAKITGRNDDMIILRGVNLFPTQIEEIVCEIPALSTHFILELTKRGTMDHLTVKVEAREGASDAEAADGLRLMQKRIKDRAGTTLGAELVDHGTLPRSEGKLKRLYDLR; encoded by the coding sequence ATGTCCCACACCACGCAACTCACTGCCGAGTCCGGTCTCCACGACGCCGAGCGTCTCAGCCGAGACGAGCTCGAGGCCCTCCAGCTCGAGCGACTGCAATGGACTGTGCGCCATGCGTATGAGAACGTGCCGTTCTACCGTCAGAAGTTCGACGCGGCGGGAGTCCACCCCGACGACATCCGCGCGCTCTCCGACATCGAGCGGCTGCCGTTCACGACCAAGGACGATCTGCGCCAGAACTACCCCTTCGGCCTCTTCGCGGTGCCGATGGACCAGGTGCGCAGGATCCACGCGTCCTCCGGCACCACCGGTCGCCTCACGGTGGTCGGCTACACGGACCAGGACCTGGAGAACTGGGCCGACCTCATCGCCCGCTCCCTCTACGCCTCCGGGGTGCGGCCGGGATGGAAGGTGCACAACGCCTACGGCTACGGCCTCTTCACGGGCGGCCTCGGGGCCCACGCCGGCATCGAGCGGCTCGGCTGCACGGTGATCCCGATGTCGGGCGGGCAGACCGAGAAGCAGGTGCAGCTCATCAACGACTTCCAGCCCGACGCCATCATGTGCACCCCGAGCTACCTGCTGACGATCGCGGACGCGTTCGAGGCGGCGGGCCTCGATCCCCGCGCGTCGAGCCTGAAGGTCGCGATCTGCGGGGCGGAGCCGTGGACCGAGGCGATGCGGCACGAGATCGAGGCGCGTCTCGACCTCAAGGCCGTCGACATCTACGGCCTGTCCGAGATGATGGGCCCGGGCGTCGGCAACGAGTGCGTCGAGACCCAGGACGGCCCCCACATCTGGGAGGATCACTTCCTCCCGGAGATCATCGACGACGAGCTGCGCCAGGTCGCGGACGGCGAGCAGGGCGAGCTCGTCTTCACGACGCTCACCAAGGAGGCGTTCCCGATGATCCGGTATCGGACGCGGGATCTCACCTCGCTGCTGCCCGGCACCGCGCGCCCGGCTCACCGCCGCATCGCGAAGATCACCGGTCGCAACGACGACATGATCATCCTGCGCGGCGTGAACCTCTTCCCGACCCAGATCGAGGAGATCGTGTGCGAGATCCCGGCCCTCTCGACCCACTTCATCCTGGAGCTCACGAAGCGGGGCACGATGGATCACCTCACCGTCAAGGTCGAGGCGCGCGAGGGGGCGAGCGATGCGGAGGCCGCGGACGGGCTGCGGCTCATGCAGAAGCGGATCAAGGATCGGGCCGGCACGACGCTCGGCGCCGAGCTGGTCGACCACGGCACGCTGCCCCGCTCCGAGGGCAAGCTCAAGCGGCTGTACGACCTGCGCTGA
- the paaI gene encoding hydroxyphenylacetyl-CoA thioesterase PaaI, protein MSSPTNPNPTIGIEDRIALDPTWSATAMLRTDTAKTAFGIRIDELERGRSVLTMPIRDDMVNGFGITHGGMVFTLADTAFAYACNEGENAVVASGVDITFTRASRAGDTLTATAERRWLSGRNGLYDITVTDQAGQVIAEFRGRSFATNRPIPTEV, encoded by the coding sequence ATGAGTTCACCGACGAACCCGAACCCGACGATCGGCATCGAAGACCGCATCGCCCTCGATCCGACGTGGTCGGCCACGGCTATGCTCCGCACCGACACCGCGAAAACCGCGTTCGGGATCCGCATCGACGAGCTCGAACGGGGCCGATCCGTGCTCACGATGCCGATCCGCGACGACATGGTCAACGGGTTCGGGATCACGCACGGCGGCATGGTGTTCACCCTTGCCGACACCGCGTTCGCGTACGCCTGCAATGAGGGGGAGAACGCCGTGGTCGCGTCCGGTGTCGACATCACCTTCACGCGCGCGAGCCGCGCCGGCGACACGCTGACCGCCACCGCCGAGCGGCGCTGGCTCTCCGGCCGCAACGGCCTCTACGACATCACCGTGACGGATCAGGCGGGTCAGGTGATCGCCGAGTTCCGCGGGCGATCCTTCGCCACGAACCGCCCCATCCCCACCGAGGTGTAG
- the paaA gene encoding 1,2-phenylacetyl-CoA epoxidase subunit PaaA: protein MSTTTPTEAEQQAHFDALIEADQRIEPRDWMPEKYRKSLIRQISQHAHSEIIGMQPEANWITRAPSLKRKAILIAKVQDEAGHGLYLYSAAQTLGITREEMTDALIEGRARYSSIFNYHTPSWADMGAIGWLVDGAAICNQVPLCRASYGPYGRAMVRICKEESFHQRQGFEILYELSHGTPEQKQMAQDAVNRWYWPSLMMFGPSDDASPNSAQSIQWKIKRFSNDELRQRFVGMCVPQFEALGLECPDKDLRYDEETGQWITGKIDWDEFTQILDGRGPANTDRLRNRREAHENGAWVREAAVEYARKERERSRFAA from the coding sequence ATGTCGACGACGACCCCCACCGAGGCCGAGCAGCAGGCCCACTTCGACGCACTCATCGAGGCGGACCAGCGCATCGAGCCGCGCGACTGGATGCCGGAGAAGTACCGGAAGTCGCTGATCCGGCAGATCTCGCAGCACGCCCACTCCGAGATCATCGGCATGCAGCCCGAGGCCAACTGGATCACCCGCGCCCCGAGCCTCAAGCGCAAGGCGATCCTCATCGCCAAAGTGCAGGACGAGGCGGGCCACGGGCTCTACCTCTACTCCGCGGCGCAGACGCTCGGAATCACCCGCGAGGAGATGACGGACGCCCTCATCGAGGGTCGGGCGCGCTACTCCTCCATCTTCAACTACCACACCCCCAGCTGGGCCGACATGGGCGCGATCGGCTGGCTCGTCGACGGTGCCGCGATCTGCAACCAGGTGCCCCTCTGCCGCGCCTCATACGGCCCGTACGGCCGCGCGATGGTCCGGATCTGCAAGGAGGAGTCCTTCCACCAGCGGCAGGGCTTCGAGATCCTCTACGAACTCTCGCACGGCACCCCCGAGCAGAAGCAGATGGCGCAGGACGCGGTGAACCGCTGGTACTGGCCCTCGCTCATGATGTTCGGCCCGAGCGACGACGCCTCCCCCAACTCCGCGCAGTCGATCCAGTGGAAGATCAAGCGCTTCTCCAACGACGAGCTGCGTCAGCGCTTCGTCGGCATGTGCGTGCCGCAGTTCGAGGCGCTCGGGCTCGAGTGCCCCGACAAGGATCTGCGCTACGACGAGGAGACGGGCCAGTGGATCACGGGGAAGATCGACTGGGACGAGTTCACGCAGATCCTCGACGGCCGCGGTCCCGCGAACACCGACCGCCTGCGCAACCGTCGCGAGGCCCACGAGAACGGCGCCTGGGTGCGCGAGGCCGCGGTCGAGTACGCCCGCAAGGAGCGCGAGCGCAGCCGCTTCGCGGCCTAG
- the paaB gene encoding 1,2-phenylacetyl-CoA epoxidase subunit PaaB yields MSTPGEAGTEAWPLWEVFIRANRGLSHVHAGSLHAPDEAMALRNARDLYTRRNEGVSIWVVPAAAITTSDPDSKGVFFESPAGKNYRHAVYYTRAEGVKHL; encoded by the coding sequence ATGTCGACACCCGGCGAAGCGGGCACCGAGGCCTGGCCCCTGTGGGAGGTGTTCATCCGCGCGAACCGCGGCCTGAGCCACGTCCACGCGGGATCCCTGCACGCCCCCGACGAGGCCATGGCGCTGCGCAACGCGCGTGACCTCTACACGCGCCGCAACGAGGGCGTCTCGATCTGGGTGGTGCCCGCCGCGGCGATCACCACGAGCGACCCCGATTCCAAGGGCGTCTTCTTCGAGTCGCCGGCCGGGAAGAACTACCGCCACGCGGTGTACTACACGCGTGCGGAGGGGGTGAAGCACCTGTGA
- the paaC gene encoding 1,2-phenylacetyl-CoA epoxidase subunit PaaC: MSHDVELDPHADPHGDLHGHGDVSVDELRLADELPGSGTTATPDIAEYAMRLGDDALILSQQLGWWVAKGPELEEDLALSNIALDLLGHARALLHFAGTASGRSEDDLAFWRDEHEFRNCWLVEQRNGHYGDTIARQFLFSAYQAELYRELQQSTDPTLRAIAGKAEREVRYHLDHSAQWILRFAGGTDESRRRIIISLRDVWPYVDELFVDDELTERLTGAVPRPSSLRAGFDRTVSTVLSEAALEIPQAQPAWAQGRSGIHSTLMGHLLTELQWLPRRHPGASW; the protein is encoded by the coding sequence GTGAGCCACGACGTCGAACTCGATCCGCACGCGGATCCCCACGGTGATCTGCACGGCCACGGCGACGTGAGCGTCGACGAGCTCCGCCTCGCCGACGAGTTGCCGGGATCCGGCACCACCGCCACCCCCGACATCGCCGAGTACGCGATGCGCCTCGGCGACGACGCGCTGATCCTGTCGCAGCAGCTCGGCTGGTGGGTCGCGAAGGGCCCGGAACTCGAGGAGGATCTCGCCCTCAGCAACATCGCTCTCGACCTGCTCGGGCACGCCCGCGCGCTGCTGCACTTCGCCGGCACCGCGTCCGGGCGGTCGGAGGACGACCTCGCGTTCTGGCGCGACGAGCACGAATTCCGCAACTGCTGGCTCGTAGAGCAGCGCAACGGGCACTACGGCGACACGATCGCGCGCCAGTTCCTCTTCTCCGCGTACCAGGCCGAGCTCTACCGCGAGCTGCAGCAGAGCACCGACCCCACGCTCCGCGCGATCGCCGGCAAGGCCGAGCGCGAGGTGCGCTACCACCTGGATCACTCGGCGCAATGGATCCTGCGGTTCGCGGGCGGCACCGACGAGTCGCGTCGCCGCATCATCATCTCGCTCCGCGACGTGTGGCCGTACGTCGACGAGCTCTTCGTCGACGACGAGCTCACCGAGCGGCTGACCGGGGCCGTGCCGCGCCCCTCCTCGCTGCGGGCCGGATTCGACCGCACCGTGTCGACGGTGCTCTCGGAGGCCGCACTCGAGATCCCGCAGGCGCAGCCCGCGTGGGCGCAGGGCCGATCCGGAATCCACAGCACGCTCATGGGCCACCTGCTCACCGAGCTGCAGTGGCTGCCGCGCCGCCACCCCGGAGCATCATGGTGA
- the paaD gene encoding 1,2-phenylacetyl-CoA epoxidase subunit PaaD gives MTTLRPADPAAARVWDIAAQVPDPEVPVLTIEDLGVLRSASVGSDGVRVVLTPTYSGCPAIDQMRDDVTSKLREAGYERVEVDYTLSPAWTTDWMSEAGKHKLEEYGIAPPNFRAAGRQGPVLVQMAVKCPRCHSTSTREIARFGSTSCKSLYECTACLEPFDYFKVH, from the coding sequence GTGACGACGCTCCGCCCCGCCGACCCCGCCGCCGCGCGGGTCTGGGACATCGCGGCGCAGGTGCCGGATCCCGAGGTGCCGGTGCTGACCATCGAGGATCTGGGCGTGCTGCGCTCGGCCTCCGTCGGCTCCGACGGCGTGCGCGTCGTGCTCACCCCGACCTACTCCGGCTGCCCGGCGATCGACCAGATGCGGGACGACGTCACGTCCAAGCTGCGCGAGGCCGGCTACGAGCGGGTCGAGGTCGACTACACCCTCTCGCCCGCGTGGACCACGGACTGGATGAGCGAGGCGGGCAAGCACAAGCTCGAGGAGTACGGCATCGCACCGCCGAACTTCCGCGCCGCCGGCCGCCAGGGCCCGGTGCTCGTGCAGATGGCGGTGAAGTGCCCGCGCTGCCACTCCACCAGCACCCGCGAGATCGCGCGCTTCGGCTCGACCTCGTGCAAGTCGCTCTACGAGTGCACCGCCTGCCTCGAGCCGTTCGACTACTTCAAGGTCCACTAG
- the paaE gene encoding 1,2-phenylacetyl-CoA epoxidase subunit PaaE produces the protein MAATNLGAKKRATFHELTVAEVRPLTDTSVEVTFEVPDDLAGEFNYLAGQYLALRTTIDGEDVRRSYSICRPPADGRISVAIKQDLGGLFSNWANTELAAGDTLQVMTPQGAFTSNLRELDGRHVVGIAAGSGITPIITMAHRVLQQSETSRFDLLFTNRSSLDVMFVEELADLKDRYPRRFAIHHVLSREQRSAPIMSGRLDEERLRTILSSVIPVGMADEWVLCGPFELVQLCRDLLAEHAVDPSHVRFELFSTGEPGAAPTRARPVKVREGENTYRIDFTLDGTSVSVDSPVSANETILNAALRVRPDVPFACAGGVCGTCRARVVTGSVSMTENYALEADEIDRGYVLTCQSHPQSDTVVVDYDA, from the coding sequence ATGGCCGCCACCAACCTCGGCGCAAAGAAGCGCGCGACGTTCCACGAGCTCACGGTCGCCGAAGTGCGCCCGCTGACCGACACGAGCGTCGAGGTCACCTTCGAGGTGCCCGACGACCTCGCGGGCGAATTCAACTACCTCGCCGGGCAGTACCTCGCGCTGCGCACCACCATCGACGGAGAGGACGTGCGGCGCTCGTACTCGATCTGCCGTCCGCCGGCCGACGGCCGGATCTCCGTCGCGATCAAGCAGGACCTCGGCGGCCTCTTCTCCAACTGGGCGAACACCGAGCTCGCCGCCGGCGACACCCTGCAGGTGATGACCCCGCAGGGCGCCTTCACCTCGAATCTGCGCGAGCTCGACGGCCGTCACGTCGTCGGCATCGCGGCGGGATCCGGGATCACGCCCATCATCACGATGGCGCACCGGGTGCTGCAGCAGAGCGAGACGAGCCGCTTCGACCTGCTCTTCACGAACCGCTCCTCGCTCGACGTGATGTTCGTCGAGGAGCTCGCGGACCTGAAGGACCGCTACCCGCGGCGCTTCGCGATCCACCACGTGCTCTCGCGCGAGCAGCGCTCGGCGCCGATCATGTCGGGACGCCTCGACGAGGAGCGCCTGCGCACGATCCTGAGCTCCGTGATCCCCGTGGGCATGGCCGACGAGTGGGTGCTGTGCGGGCCGTTCGAACTGGTGCAGCTGTGCCGGGATCTGCTCGCCGAGCACGCGGTGGATCCCTCGCACGTGCGTTTCGAGCTGTTCTCGACGGGTGAGCCGGGCGCCGCGCCCACCCGCGCCCGCCCCGTGAAGGTGCGCGAGGGAGAGAATACGTACCGGATCGACTTCACCCTCGACGGCACGTCGGTGTCGGTCGACAGCCCCGTGAGCGCGAACGAGACGATCCTGAACGCGGCGCTCCGCGTGCGCCCCGACGTGCCGTTCGCGTGCGCCGGCGGCGTCTGCGGCACCTGCCGCGCGCGCGTGGTCACCGGATCGGTCTCGATGACCGAGAACTACGCGCTCGAGGCCGACGAGATCGACCGCGGCTACGTGCTCACCTGCCAGTCCCACCCGCAGTCCGACACGGTCGTCGTCGACTACGACGCGTGA
- a CDS encoding enoyl-CoA hydratase/isomerase family protein, with the protein MITLTITDGVAEVVLDAPERLNSLGPEEVRELSAAYTEAERAGVRALVLRGEGRAFCAGRDISGVDPRGDDVIGYLEGLIQPLMEQMSRFPAPTFAVAHGACLGVGLGLLIATDVVYVAESAKIGSPFANLGATLDSGGHALFFERLGAHRTLDLIYTGRLMSGAEAVAAGLFSRAFPDDEVLAATREAAARASTGATQAFLASKALVEELRDRRVGLWASMSDENRAQAALCDTADYREGFAAFQEKRRPVFGGGTAASDAAGE; encoded by the coding sequence ATGATCACCCTGACCATCACCGACGGCGTCGCCGAGGTCGTCCTCGACGCCCCCGAGCGCCTGAACTCCCTCGGCCCCGAGGAGGTGCGCGAGCTCTCCGCGGCCTACACCGAGGCAGAGCGAGCCGGCGTGCGCGCGCTCGTGCTGCGCGGCGAGGGCCGTGCGTTCTGCGCCGGGCGCGACATCTCGGGGGTGGATCCTCGCGGGGACGACGTCATCGGGTACCTCGAGGGCCTGATCCAGCCCCTCATGGAGCAGATGAGCCGATTCCCCGCGCCGACCTTCGCGGTCGCCCACGGCGCGTGCCTCGGGGTCGGGCTCGGGCTGCTCATCGCGACCGACGTGGTCTACGTCGCCGAGTCCGCGAAGATCGGCAGCCCGTTCGCCAACCTCGGCGCGACCCTGGACTCGGGCGGGCACGCGCTGTTCTTCGAGCGCCTGGGCGCCCACCGCACGCTGGACCTCATCTACACGGGGCGGCTGATGTCGGGAGCCGAGGCCGTCGCCGCTGGGCTGTTCTCCCGGGCCTTCCCCGACGACGAGGTGCTGGCGGCGACACGCGAGGCGGCCGCGCGGGCGTCGACCGGGGCGACGCAGGCGTTCCTCGCGTCGAAGGCGCTCGTCGAGGAGCTGCGGGATCGGCGCGTGGGGCTCTGGGCCTCGATGTCGGACGAGAACCGCGCCCAGGCCGCGCTGTGCGACACCGCGGACTACCGCGAGGGCTTCGCCGCGTTCCAGGAGAAACGGCGGCCGGTGTTCGGCGGCGGTACGGCGGCATCTGATGCGGCGGGCGAGTAG
- a CDS encoding hotdog fold thioesterase, translating to MGIEFLEYTIERTVGRMPVHGNRQTVGYMHGGAYVVLGESLGSMAANLHAGPGRLAVGIDINATHTRSATEGYVTGVCTPVHLGRTLAVHEIVVTDEQGRRCCTMRISNLIKDMPAR from the coding sequence ATGGGCATCGAGTTCCTCGAGTACACGATCGAGCGCACCGTCGGGCGCATGCCCGTGCACGGCAACCGGCAGACGGTCGGCTACATGCACGGCGGCGCGTACGTGGTGCTCGGCGAGTCCCTCGGCTCCATGGCCGCGAATCTGCACGCCGGGCCGGGCCGACTCGCGGTCGGCATCGACATCAACGCGACGCACACGCGCTCGGCGACCGAGGGCTACGTCACGGGTGTGTGCACCCCGGTCCACCTGGGCCGCACGCTCGCGGTGCACGAGATCGTCGTGACGGATGAGCAGGGGCGGCGGTGCTGCACCATGCGCATCTCGAACCTGATCAAGGACATGCCCGCGCGGTAG
- a CDS encoding tetratricopeptide repeat protein, whose translation MSETGDARDIERESIERDRDLAWELYDFQPEHPRIPELTQGVLAREPSFTGMIILLALHREACGEVAEARRLLQELMGRRDRQYVNAVKKLRDLEFSDERYEEALRLAEIVLRESGEVDWLDLMDHASALIFTGQREEGWRRIDAAVEHCARVDTGRYADALGQRAARLLASGAPPERFLPAAQEAVAADPSEPLLATTLGFAYLTDYRADDAEELFLRVLREDPTDSVAHIGLTLARAFLEPIRNGTHTMDDHRAAGSGEMAWRILRDQLFGTGIPEALSALDEVMPEDLRRSLRAPLGRDAARESGGDDTLLAWHDGQEPGAGAGAAAAAGSDAGAGAGSDAGAPSLWGTRERFRLMSAAEISAMDDAIEADPAAWPQWQAEVSYDTQLCTDDAGVYLIEGYAGRIYRRGPEGEDQEVAASLADWLWDRVAAFGGADPRPDRG comes from the coding sequence ATGTCTGAGACAGGTGACGCACGCGATATCGAACGCGAGTCGATCGAGCGGGACCGGGATCTCGCCTGGGAGCTCTACGACTTCCAACCGGAGCATCCGCGGATCCCGGAACTGACCCAGGGTGTGCTCGCGCGGGAGCCGTCGTTCACCGGCATGATCATCCTCCTCGCCCTGCACCGGGAGGCGTGCGGTGAGGTCGCGGAGGCCCGGCGGCTGCTGCAGGAGTTGATGGGCCGTCGGGATCGCCAGTACGTCAATGCCGTCAAGAAGCTGCGGGATCTCGAGTTCTCCGACGAGCGGTACGAGGAGGCGCTGCGGCTCGCCGAGATCGTGCTCCGGGAGAGCGGCGAGGTCGACTGGCTGGATCTCATGGACCACGCGAGCGCGCTGATCTTCACGGGGCAGCGCGAGGAGGGCTGGCGACGCATCGACGCGGCGGTCGAGCACTGCGCGCGCGTCGACACCGGGCGCTACGCCGACGCGCTCGGCCAGCGCGCCGCGCGGCTGCTCGCCTCGGGGGCTCCGCCCGAGCGGTTCCTCCCCGCGGCCCAGGAGGCGGTGGCGGCCGACCCGAGCGAGCCGCTCCTCGCGACCACACTGGGTTTCGCGTATCTCACCGATTACCGGGCGGACGACGCGGAGGAACTGTTCCTGCGAGTGCTGCGCGAGGATCCCACGGACTCGGTCGCCCACATCGGCCTCACGCTCGCGCGCGCGTTCCTCGAGCCGATCCGGAACGGCACGCACACGATGGACGATCATCGCGCCGCCGGTTCCGGGGAGATGGCCTGGCGGATCCTGCGCGATCAGCTCTTCGGGACCGGGATCCCGGAGGCGCTGTCGGCCCTCGACGAGGTGATGCCCGAGGATCTGCGGCGATCCCTCCGGGCGCCCCTCGGCCGGGACGCGGCACGGGAGAGCGGCGGCGACGACACGCTCCTCGCCTGGCACGATGGGCAGGAACCCGGCGCGGGTGCGGGTGCTGCTGCGGCTGCTGGGTCCGATGCCGGTGCGGGTGCTGGATCCGATGCCGGTGCACCGTCGCTCTGGGGCACGCGTGAGCGATTTCGGTTGATGAGCGCGGCCGAGATCAGCGCGATGGACGATGCGATCGAGGCGGATCCCGCCGCCTGGCCGCAGTGGCAGGCCGAGGTCTCCTATGACACCCAGCTCTGCACCGATGACGCCGGGGTCTACCTGATCGAGGGCTACGCCGGCCGGATCTACCGGCGCGGTCCCGAGGGCGAGGACCAGGAGGTCGCCGCGAGCCTGGCCGACTGGCTGTGGGATCGGGTGGCGGCGTTCGGCGGTGCAGATCCGCGGCCGGATCGCGGCTGA
- a CDS encoding tetratricopeptide repeat protein yields MNAWNPFGRSAAAGQPGQAGPGASGQPGSPGDPDAPPVWADGDLEQAAIERDRDLAWELFEVQPTHARIPELAQRVLLREPTFTGMVILLALHRKACGDLDEARHLLRDLLGRQDRQYLSALRILRDLEASDRNHVEALRLADLVLREDPEADWMDRMVRANGLIFTGDPEEGWRCIDDAVALSARTDPERHTRALAQRAARFLSTGAPPERFLPAAEAAIAASPTEPVLSTALAYAYLFDYRAAEAEALLRRVLREDPTDTVAQSGVIIARGFLGPIERGEATMEDLRAGAPARWPGA; encoded by the coding sequence ATGAACGCCTGGAACCCGTTCGGGAGGTCCGCGGCAGCCGGGCAACCGGGGCAAGCGGGCCCTGGAGCATCGGGGCAGCCGGGATCGCCGGGGGATCCCGATGCGCCCCCGGTCTGGGCCGACGGCGACCTCGAGCAGGCGGCGATCGAGCGGGATCGCGACCTCGCCTGGGAGCTGTTCGAGGTGCAGCCCACCCACGCGCGCATCCCGGAGCTCGCGCAGCGCGTCCTGCTCCGCGAACCCACGTTCACCGGCATGGTCATTCTGCTCGCGCTCCACCGGAAAGCCTGCGGCGACCTCGACGAGGCGCGGCACCTGCTTCGCGACCTCCTCGGACGGCAGGATCGCCAGTACCTGAGCGCCCTGCGGATCCTCCGTGACCTCGAAGCCTCCGACCGCAACCACGTGGAGGCCCTCCGCCTCGCCGACCTGGTGCTCCGTGAGGATCCGGAAGCCGACTGGATGGACCGCATGGTGCGCGCCAACGGCCTGATCTTCACGGGCGACCCCGAGGAGGGGTGGCGGTGCATCGACGACGCCGTCGCGCTCAGCGCGCGCACCGATCCCGAGCGGCACACCCGCGCGCTGGCCCAGCGGGCCGCGCGCTTCCTATCGACGGGGGCGCCCCCCGAGCGCTTCCTCCCCGCGGCCGAGGCGGCCATCGCCGCGAGCCCGACCGAGCCCGTGCTCTCCACCGCGCTCGCGTACGCCTATCTCTTCGACTACCGCGCGGCGGAGGCGGAGGCCCTGCTGCGCCGCGTGCTGCGGGAGGATCCGACCGACACTGTCGCGCAGAGCGGGGTGATCATCGCGCGGGGGTTCCTCGGCCCGATCGAGCGGGGCGAGGCCACGATGGAGGACCTCCGCGCGGGGGCGCCGGCGAGATGGCCTGGCGCATGA